One window of the Corynebacterium glutamicum ATCC 13032 genome contains the following:
- a CDS encoding electron transfer flavoprotein subunit alpha/FixB family protein: MSISYVLVEQLDGRPEPVTLELITAARALGDVVAVVVGEPGAGVNLAAELGNWGAAQVVSAEISGASNRLILPAVDALHILAANNPGPIVIAATASGNEIAGRLAARLASGVLTDVVGINADRTAQQSIFGDTIQVSAAVGGASPLYTLRPGALDGVAVPATGELATIEIPGATAKDVTITSFTPSTQSDRPELPQAKVVIAGGRGVGSEENFRSIVEPLADALGGAVGATRDAVDLGYYPGEYQVGQTGVTVSPDLYIGLGISGAIQHTSGMQTAKKVIVINNDEDAPIFQIADLGVVGDLFDIAPALIEEINKRK, from the coding sequence ATGTCTATTTCTTATGTGCTGGTTGAGCAGCTAGATGGCCGCCCAGAACCAGTTACCCTTGAATTGATCACTGCTGCTCGCGCACTCGGTGACGTCGTTGCCGTTGTCGTTGGCGAGCCAGGTGCCGGCGTAAACCTTGCTGCTGAGCTCGGCAATTGGGGTGCAGCACAGGTTGTTTCCGCTGAAATCTCTGGCGCTTCCAACCGTTTGATCTTGCCTGCTGTTGATGCGCTGCACATTTTGGCTGCGAACAACCCAGGTCCAATTGTTATCGCTGCAACTGCAAGCGGTAATGAGATCGCTGGTCGTTTGGCTGCCCGTTTGGCTTCTGGTGTGCTCACCGATGTCGTCGGAATCAATGCCGACCGCACCGCACAGCAGTCCATTTTCGGCGACACCATTCAGGTGTCCGCTGCAGTTGGTGGCGCTTCACCGCTGTACACCCTGCGTCCAGGTGCCCTTGATGGCGTGGCCGTTCCTGCAACCGGTGAATTGGCAACCATTGAGATCCCAGGCGCAACCGCCAAGGATGTCACCATCACCTCCTTCACGCCAAGCACCCAGAGCGATCGCCCTGAGCTGCCACAGGCAAAGGTCGTTATCGCAGGTGGACGTGGTGTCGGAAGCGAAGAAAACTTCCGCAGCATCGTTGAACCACTGGCAGATGCATTGGGCGGTGCCGTTGGCGCAACCCGCGACGCCGTTGATCTGGGCTACTACCCAGGCGAGTACCAGGTTGGTCAGACCGGTGTCACCGTGTCCCCAGACCTCTACATCGGCCTCGGCATTTCCGGTGCAATTCAGCACACTTCTGGTATGCAGACCGCAAAGAAGGTTATTGTGATCAACAACGATGAGGACGCGCCGATCTTCCAGATTGCGGACCTCGGTGTCGTTGGCGACCTCTTTGACATCGCCCCTGCGCTCATCGAAGAGATCAACAAGCGCAAGTAG
- a CDS encoding THUMP-like domain-containing protein, with translation MSFSADEVRFLAQSEREIAEMTADLDLSKKSMISDVATLRKHFGDFGRAVAELAGARRSAVGKLPQDWLMCQESAQQTTPPAVSAERARRLKTALGENVIVHDVTCSIGTEGHELIDAGLRYLGSDLDFSRTLMAAHNLQGKNALIFRADALQPASRGADVIIADPARRAGGKRITNPAQLLPPLPSLLDAWINQPLAVKCAPGLDFSEWPGLVSIASVDGGVKEACLYTTDLADGETREAIVIKDGLIDRITNFEDDATGQDLAAAPGEFIIDPDGAIVRAGLVRHYAVREQLWMLDERIAYLTGNRIPEGTSGFRFIEEVPLKKLKSAMAAHDAGAVEILVRGVDVDPDQLRKRLQLKGTKAMSVVITRIGSRGVALICGPRERA, from the coding sequence ATGAGCTTTAGTGCGGATGAGGTGCGTTTCCTGGCGCAGTCGGAGCGGGAAATCGCGGAGATGACTGCGGATCTTGACTTGAGTAAGAAGTCGATGATTTCGGATGTGGCGACGCTTCGGAAGCACTTCGGTGACTTCGGGAGGGCTGTTGCAGAACTAGCGGGGGCGAGGCGCAGCGCGGTGGGGAAGCTTCCGCAAGATTGGCTGATGTGTCAAGAATCTGCGCAGCAAACCACTCCGCCTGCGGTGTCAGCGGAGCGCGCCCGGCGTCTGAAAACTGCACTTGGTGAGAACGTGATTGTTCATGATGTCACCTGTTCCATCGGTACGGAGGGGCATGAACTTATCGATGCCGGCCTTCGCTACCTGGGTTCTGATCTAGATTTCTCACGCACCCTCATGGCAGCCCACAATCTCCAGGGCAAAAACGCCCTGATTTTCCGCGCCGACGCGCTCCAGCCCGCAAGCAGGGGAGCCGACGTCATCATCGCGGACCCTGCCAGACGCGCCGGGGGCAAGCGCATTACAAATCCGGCACAGCTCCTGCCACCTCTGCCTTCGCTTCTCGACGCCTGGATCAACCAACCACTCGCCGTTAAATGTGCCCCCGGCCTTGATTTTTCGGAATGGCCAGGTCTCGTCAGTATTGCCAGCGTTGATGGAGGCGTGAAAGAAGCATGCCTCTACACTACGGATCTGGCAGATGGGGAAACTCGCGAAGCTATCGTGATCAAAGATGGGCTCATTGACCGCATCACCAACTTTGAAGACGATGCCACGGGACAAGACCTTGCGGCTGCACCTGGTGAGTTCATCATCGACCCAGACGGTGCCATCGTGCGCGCCGGGTTGGTTCGCCACTATGCAGTGCGTGAGCAGCTGTGGATGTTGGATGAGCGGATCGCATACCTTACGGGCAATCGGATTCCAGAGGGTACCAGCGGTTTTAGGTTTATTGAAGAGGTTCCGCTGAAGAAGCTGAAATCGGCGATGGCAGCACATGATGCGGGGGCGGTTGAAATTTTAGTGCGTGGTGTTGATGTTGATCCTGATCAGTTGCGGAAAAGATTGCAGCTGAAGGGTACCAAGGCGATGTCTGTGGTGATCACTCGAATTGGCAGCCGAGGGGTTGCATTGATTTGTGGTCCTCGCGAGCGCGCCTAA
- a CDS encoding helix-turn-helix transcriptional regulator gives MNAEEIGMALLNGRKELGLRQGELADLAGVSERFIRDVEKGKTTVRLDKVIDVLRVLGLELSVGIHDPLKVNQ, from the coding sequence ATGAACGCAGAAGAAATCGGAATGGCGCTGCTCAACGGACGCAAAGAGCTAGGCCTTAGACAAGGAGAGCTCGCAGACTTAGCTGGAGTTTCTGAACGATTCATCCGCGATGTCGAAAAGGGAAAAACTACCGTCCGCCTGGACAAAGTCATCGATGTACTCCGCGTCCTTGGACTCGAGCTTTCTGTTGGAATTCACGATCCCCTCAAGGTTAATCAATGA
- a CDS encoding spermidine synthase yields the protein MARKKNTSDQSRSQAANTPIAGTYEGEYSVIELEADSYTTDGWLISINGVPSSHIVLGQPQALEFEYMRWIATGARAFIDAHQDASKLRITHLGGGACTMARYFADVYPQSRNTVVELDAELARLSREWFDIPRAPRVKIRVDDARMVAESFTPASRDVIIRDVFAGAITPQNFTTVEFFEHCHRGLAPGGLYVANCGDHSDLRGAKSELAGMMEVFEHVAVIADPPMLKGRRYGNIILMGSDTEFFSSNSTEASAITRELLGGGVPAQYKDESWVRKFASGAQARHDGVSTLQMPSDTPQHPAETPEHSNTQP from the coding sequence GTGGCCCGTAAGAAAAACACGTCCGATCAATCCCGCTCCCAAGCTGCCAACACGCCCATTGCTGGCACCTATGAGGGTGAATATTCCGTCATCGAGTTGGAGGCCGATTCCTACACCACCGATGGCTGGTTGATCAGCATTAATGGCGTGCCCAGCTCTCATATTGTCCTGGGGCAACCGCAGGCACTGGAATTTGAGTACATGCGGTGGATCGCTACCGGCGCTCGGGCGTTCATCGATGCGCATCAGGATGCATCCAAGCTGCGGATTACTCACCTCGGCGGCGGTGCGTGCACGATGGCCAGGTATTTCGCGGATGTTTACCCGCAGTCACGCAACACTGTCGTGGAATTGGATGCAGAGCTTGCCCGCCTGTCGCGTGAATGGTTCGACATTCCGCGCGCGCCACGGGTAAAGATTCGTGTGGATGATGCCCGAATGGTGGCAGAATCTTTCACTCCCGCAAGCCGCGATGTGATCATCCGTGACGTTTTTGCCGGAGCTATCACGCCGCAGAACTTCACCACCGTGGAGTTCTTTGAGCACTGTCACCGTGGCCTTGCTCCCGGCGGATTGTACGTTGCCAACTGTGGCGATCATTCGGATCTGCGCGGAGCTAAATCTGAGCTCGCGGGAATGATGGAGGTGTTCGAGCACGTCGCGGTCATCGCCGATCCCCCGATGCTTAAAGGGCGCCGTTACGGCAACATCATTTTGATGGGTTCAGACACCGAGTTCTTTAGCTCCAACAGCACGGAAGCGTCCGCGATTACCCGTGAGCTTCTTGGCGGCGGCGTTCCAGCGCAGTACAAGGATGAATCCTGGGTGCGGAAATTCGCCTCGGGAGCCCAGGCCCGCCACGATGGGGTCTCTACCCTCCAAATGCCGAGTGATACTCCACAACACCCTGCGGAAACGCCGGAGCATTCAAACACACAGCCATAA
- a CDS encoding ABC transporter ATP-binding protein, with translation MGDVTNSINNSAAASFPSDEEESNEDLLIDFQGVFFKRDGRNLVGPVDWQVELDERWVIIGPNGAGKTTLIRMASAEEFPSGGMARLMGERIGKTDMRDLRSMIGVSSSALGNRIPSEEKVSDLVISAGYAILGRWREDYDEMDFGQATEILEQVGAMHLADRTWGTLSEGERKRVLVARALMTNPELLILDEPTAGMDLGGREDLVGYLGELAMDPDAPAIVMITHHVEEIPAGFTHAMLLDEGEIVAQGLINTVMTNENLSKAFHQPIQVDRIGERYFARRVRTARSHRAQ, from the coding sequence ATGGGAGATGTGACTAACTCTATAAATAACTCTGCAGCTGCATCTTTTCCCTCTGATGAAGAAGAATCCAATGAAGACCTCCTCATCGATTTCCAAGGAGTCTTCTTTAAGAGGGATGGTCGAAACCTCGTCGGCCCCGTCGACTGGCAAGTAGAACTAGATGAACGCTGGGTAATTATCGGACCAAACGGAGCCGGCAAAACCACACTCATCCGCATGGCATCCGCCGAAGAATTCCCCTCCGGAGGAATGGCACGCCTCATGGGAGAACGCATCGGCAAAACTGACATGCGCGACCTCCGCTCCATGATCGGCGTCAGCTCCTCCGCATTAGGCAACCGAATCCCCTCCGAAGAAAAAGTCTCTGACCTAGTCATCTCCGCAGGCTACGCAATCCTCGGCCGCTGGCGCGAAGACTACGACGAAATGGACTTCGGACAAGCCACCGAAATCCTCGAACAAGTCGGAGCCATGCACCTAGCCGACCGCACCTGGGGAACCCTCTCCGAAGGCGAACGCAAACGAGTCCTGGTCGCACGCGCACTCATGACCAACCCGGAACTCCTCATCCTTGACGAACCAACCGCAGGAATGGACCTCGGCGGACGCGAAGACCTCGTCGGCTACCTCGGAGAACTCGCCATGGACCCAGACGCACCTGCCATCGTCATGATCACCCACCACGTCGAAGAAATCCCCGCCGGATTCACCCACGCAATGCTCCTCGACGAAGGTGAAATCGTAGCCCAAGGCCTGATCAACACCGTCATGACAAACGAGAACCTATCCAAAGCATTCCACCAGCCAATCCAAGTAGACCGCATCGGGGAACGCTACTTTGCCCGCCGTGTGAGAACCGCCAGGAGTCATAGGGCTCAGTAG
- a CDS encoding cysteine desulfurase family protein, whose translation MNTFYLDHAATTPMREVAAAAWMENAQALNPASQYGSGRKARSVADSAREEIASLLGCEPIEVVFTASGTEADNLAVQGLFHASPLNRIISTPIEHPGILETVKALELGGAEAELMPIGPDGRVSSFEALDKPAAVATMMWANNETGAIQPVSEFIAAAQASGTPTHIDAVQVVGHLPVNFDELGATTLAASAHKFGGPRGVGLLLVRRSPAPSAVLHGGGQERGIRPGTLDVAGAAATAAALREAVAELDGEATRLRGLKKMLLDAILHTIPNVLVHTTEPSLPGHLHLSFPGAEGDSLIMLLDSLRIEASTGSACSNGVNRASHVLLAMGISETDARGAIRFTLGRTTTEESIKAVIAVIEDVVTRARTAGMAF comes from the coding sequence TTGAACACTTTTTATCTGGACCATGCAGCCACCACACCAATGCGTGAGGTGGCCGCAGCTGCGTGGATGGAAAACGCGCAGGCATTGAATCCCGCGAGTCAGTACGGTTCGGGGCGTAAGGCGCGCAGCGTTGCGGATTCGGCTCGTGAAGAAATTGCTTCTTTGCTGGGCTGTGAACCTATCGAGGTTGTGTTTACCGCGTCCGGCACGGAGGCAGATAACCTCGCTGTGCAGGGGTTATTCCACGCATCGCCTCTCAATCGGATTATTTCTACGCCGATCGAGCACCCCGGGATTCTGGAAACCGTCAAGGCTCTAGAACTTGGCGGGGCAGAGGCGGAGCTCATGCCGATCGGTCCAGATGGACGAGTGTCTTCCTTCGAAGCGCTGGACAAGCCTGCCGCGGTTGCCACTATGATGTGGGCGAACAATGAGACCGGCGCGATTCAGCCGGTTTCTGAGTTCATCGCCGCCGCGCAGGCGTCCGGCACGCCAACACACATCGATGCGGTTCAGGTCGTTGGCCATCTGCCGGTCAATTTTGATGAGCTCGGCGCCACCACTTTGGCTGCCTCCGCGCACAAATTCGGTGGACCACGTGGCGTCGGCCTGCTGTTGGTGAGGCGCTCACCAGCACCTTCAGCCGTATTGCACGGAGGTGGTCAGGAGCGCGGCATCCGTCCAGGCACCCTTGATGTCGCCGGCGCAGCTGCCACCGCAGCCGCATTACGCGAAGCAGTGGCCGAGCTTGACGGCGAAGCCACCCGCCTGCGCGGACTTAAAAAGATGCTTCTCGACGCCATCCTCCACACCATCCCCAACGTACTGGTCCACACCACCGAACCATCCCTGCCAGGACACCTGCATCTCTCCTTCCCAGGAGCAGAAGGCGATAGTTTGATCATGCTGCTCGACTCCTTGCGGATCGAAGCCTCCACAGGTTCGGCCTGCTCCAACGGTGTAAACCGTGCCAGCCACGTCCTTTTGGCCATGGGAATTTCCGAAACCGACGCCCGTGGTGCCATCCGATTCACCCTCGGAAGAACCACCACTGAAGAATCCATCAAGGCAGTGATCGCCGTGATCGAAGACGTAGTGACCAGGGCTCGTACTGCGGGAATGGCTTTTTAG
- a CDS encoding NUDIX hydrolase has translation MVMQGIGGRKLAATVLLVRDGIINGRPDVEVYIQERVSTMANFPRATVFPGGGVDSRDFADGHGKEVWRGPSAEEWGVRLGVEPHVAYALVFAAVRELFEEAGTLLAEHTDGSGLVKNAGQYHGYRELLETHEMSLTDMLQSENLAIRSDLIVPFARWASPEGNREQFDTFSFVAVEPEGQCADGNTSEASSTGYFPARLILDGWRAGLLRLVIPTWASLFELSQFKTVEELLEYSAQVDMSPVLDDAVDNPRYAEFYQAMRTERF, from the coding sequence ATGGTGATGCAGGGCATTGGTGGTAGGAAGCTGGCGGCGACGGTGCTGTTGGTTCGGGATGGGATCATCAATGGGCGTCCTGATGTGGAGGTTTACATTCAGGAGCGTGTGTCTACTATGGCTAATTTTCCTCGGGCGACGGTGTTTCCGGGTGGGGGTGTTGATTCTCGGGATTTTGCGGATGGTCACGGTAAGGAAGTGTGGAGGGGACCTAGCGCGGAGGAGTGGGGTGTGCGTTTAGGCGTGGAGCCTCATGTTGCGTATGCGTTGGTTTTTGCTGCGGTTCGTGAGTTGTTTGAAGAGGCCGGTACGTTGCTTGCGGAGCATACGGATGGTTCTGGTTTGGTGAAGAATGCTGGTCAGTATCACGGATATCGGGAGTTGTTGGAGACTCATGAGATGTCGCTGACGGATATGTTGCAGAGTGAGAATTTGGCGATTCGTAGTGATTTGATTGTGCCTTTTGCCAGGTGGGCGAGCCCTGAGGGTAATAGGGAGCAGTTTGATACGTTTTCTTTTGTTGCTGTGGAGCCGGAGGGGCAGTGTGCGGATGGTAATACGTCGGAGGCGTCTTCGACGGGGTATTTTCCTGCACGGCTGATTTTGGATGGTTGGCGCGCCGGGTTGTTGAGGTTGGTTATTCCGACGTGGGCGTCGTTGTTTGAGTTGTCGCAGTTTAAGACTGTGGAGGAATTGCTGGAGTACAGCGCGCAGGTTGATATGTCTCCTGTGTTGGATGATGCGGTGGATAATCCGAGGTATGCGGAGTTTTATCAGGCGATGCGCACGGAACGGTTTTGA
- a CDS encoding alpha-1,4-glucan--maltose-1-phosphate maltosyltransferase — protein MTGRLGIDDVRPRILDGNPAKAVVGEIVPVSAIVWREGHDAIAATLNVSGPEDSSVAAEPIQIHMRPTPDNQDQSNAFFVPDVPGNWTFRVDAWSDPMATWRHAITTKIEAGQGSDELYNDFEHGAQLFERAAENLSKEDRTALFDVASSLRRGGDVRARLAPALTASVTHLLELNPLRELVTMGENLQVRVERRAALVNSWYELFPRSTGGWDESGTPVHGTFATTAQALERVAKMGFDTVYFPPIHPIGEVNRKGRNNTLTPEPHDVGSPWAIGSKDGGHDATHPRLGTIEDFQALLARARELNLEVALDLALQAAPDHPWAQEHREFFTVLADGTIAYAENPPKKYQDIYPINFDNDAPKIYEEVYRVVKFWVDLGVTTFRVDNPHTKPANFWQWLISAIHKSNPEVIFLAEAFTRPARLYGLAKIGFSQSYTYFTWKVTKEELTEFATEIARMADISRPNLFVNTPDILHASLQHGGRAMFAIRAALAATMSPVWGVYSGYELFEHEAVKPGSEEYLDSEKYELRPRDFEGALERGDSLEDYIALLNQIRRANPALQQLRNIHFHEADNDQIIAYSKVDALTGNTVLIVVNLDPRSAREATVRLDLGALGLEAGAQFEVRDAITGSRYLWSETNFVRLEPLRDVAHIFVLPELPASRRERLAWREIKTYRA, from the coding sequence GTGACTGGCCGTCTCGGTATCGATGATGTTCGTCCCCGCATTTTGGATGGAAATCCAGCGAAAGCAGTAGTGGGTGAGATTGTTCCTGTCTCGGCTATTGTGTGGCGTGAAGGCCATGATGCAATTGCCGCGACGTTGAATGTGTCCGGTCCGGAGGATTCTTCAGTGGCGGCTGAGCCTATTCAGATTCATATGCGCCCCACTCCTGATAATCAGGATCAGTCGAATGCATTTTTCGTTCCTGATGTCCCTGGTAATTGGACATTTCGTGTAGATGCGTGGTCGGATCCTATGGCTACGTGGCGTCATGCGATTACCACTAAGATTGAGGCCGGTCAGGGTTCGGATGAGTTGTATAACGACTTTGAGCACGGGGCTCAGCTGTTTGAGCGTGCTGCGGAGAATTTGTCTAAAGAGGATAGGACTGCGCTTTTCGACGTCGCCTCCTCTCTGCGGCGCGGCGGCGATGTACGCGCACGTCTCGCCCCAGCGCTCACCGCGAGTGTCACTCATCTTTTAGAACTTAACCCGTTGCGTGAGTTGGTCACGATGGGTGAAAACCTGCAGGTTCGTGTCGAGCGTCGTGCCGCTTTGGTCAACTCTTGGTATGAGCTTTTCCCTCGTTCCACAGGTGGTTGGGATGAGTCCGGCACCCCCGTTCATGGCACTTTCGCTACCACTGCTCAGGCGTTGGAGCGTGTCGCGAAGATGGGCTTCGATACTGTTTACTTCCCGCCGATCCATCCGATTGGCGAGGTCAACCGCAAGGGCCGCAATAATACGCTGACCCCGGAACCTCATGATGTGGGTTCGCCGTGGGCTATTGGTTCTAAAGATGGTGGGCATGATGCAACGCATCCGCGGTTGGGCACCATTGAAGATTTCCAGGCGTTGTTGGCTCGCGCACGGGAACTCAATTTGGAAGTTGCACTCGATCTAGCTCTGCAGGCTGCCCCTGATCATCCATGGGCGCAGGAACACCGCGAGTTTTTCACGGTGTTGGCTGATGGCACCATTGCGTATGCAGAAAACCCACCGAAGAAGTACCAGGATATTTATCCCATCAACTTTGATAATGATGCTCCGAAGATCTACGAAGAGGTCTATCGTGTGGTGAAGTTCTGGGTGGATTTGGGTGTGACCACATTCCGCGTGGATAACCCGCACACTAAGCCCGCTAATTTCTGGCAGTGGCTTATTTCTGCCATCCATAAATCAAACCCTGAGGTCATTTTCCTAGCGGAGGCGTTTACTCGCCCGGCACGTCTGTATGGCTTGGCCAAGATTGGTTTCTCCCAGTCTTACACCTACTTCACGTGGAAGGTCACCAAGGAGGAGCTCACCGAGTTCGCTACTGAGATCGCCCGCATGGCGGATATTTCTCGTCCGAACCTGTTTGTGAACACTCCCGACATTTTGCATGCGTCTCTGCAGCATGGTGGACGCGCCATGTTCGCTATCCGCGCCGCATTGGCCGCCACGATGTCTCCTGTGTGGGGCGTATATTCCGGATATGAGCTCTTTGAGCACGAGGCCGTCAAGCCTGGTTCGGAAGAGTACTTGGATTCTGAGAAGTACGAGCTGCGTCCCCGCGATTTCGAGGGTGCTCTGGAACGTGGCGATTCTCTCGAGGATTACATCGCTCTGCTCAACCAGATCCGTCGCGCGAACCCTGCCTTGCAGCAACTACGCAACATCCACTTCCACGAAGCGGACAATGATCAGATCATCGCCTACTCCAAGGTTGATGCTTTGACCGGAAATACCGTGTTGATTGTGGTCAACTTGGATCCACGTAGTGCTCGTGAGGCTACTGTTCGCCTTGATCTTGGAGCGCTTGGCTTAGAAGCGGGTGCACAGTTTGAGGTGCGCGATGCGATCACCGGCTCCCGTTACCTGTGGTCAGAGACGAACTTTGTCCGCCTCGAGCCCCTACGCGATGTCGCCCACATCTTTGTTCTTCCTGAACTTCCAGCGTCTCGCCGTGAGCGTCTCGCGTGGCGCGAAATCAAGACCTACCGCGCGTAA
- a CDS encoding GNAT family N-acetyltransferase — protein sequence MSAFHIRAEQSRDISAIHDVTEAAFTGIEHSDGTEQDLVDKLRAAKALSLSLVAEADGEVIGHIAASEVLIGGGVQGWFGIGPVSVRPDKQQQGVGIALMGSALDQLRAEGAGGIVLLGDPGYYRRFGFEVVPGLVYPDAPAEFFMAVCLNAPAFPQGVVEYHSAFGG from the coding sequence ATGAGCGCATTCCACATCCGAGCGGAACAATCGCGCGATATCAGCGCGATTCATGATGTTACTGAAGCGGCCTTTACAGGAATTGAGCATTCAGATGGAACAGAGCAAGATCTCGTCGATAAGCTTCGTGCTGCAAAGGCGCTGAGCCTTTCGCTCGTCGCTGAGGCGGATGGCGAGGTCATTGGGCATATCGCAGCCTCTGAGGTACTGATCGGCGGTGGGGTGCAGGGCTGGTTTGGCATTGGGCCTGTCAGTGTTCGGCCCGATAAGCAGCAGCAAGGCGTGGGTATTGCGCTGATGGGCAGCGCGCTTGATCAGTTGCGTGCGGAGGGTGCTGGCGGCATCGTGTTGCTGGGGGATCCGGGCTATTATCGACGCTTCGGTTTTGAGGTCGTGCCCGGGCTGGTCTATCCGGACGCGCCAGCGGAATTTTTTATGGCTGTGTGTTTGAATGCTCCGGCGTTTCCGCAGGGTGTTGTGGAGTATCACTCGGCATTTGGAGGGTAG
- a CDS encoding electron transfer flavoprotein subunit beta/FixA family protein: MSTIVVLVKNVPDTWSKRTLEADFTLDREGVDRVLDEINEFALEQALRLRESNPDAGYRVVALSAGPAGGEEALRKALSMGADEAIQLSDDALAGSDLLGTAWALNNAINTIAGVALIVTGSASSDGSMGALPGVLAEYRQVPALTNLSALKVEGASITATRIDNHGTYELQAALPAVVSISDKADKPRFPNFKGIMAAKKAEIKKLSLAEIGVAPEQVGLSHAATAVTAAADRPERSQGDVIGASGAAEKIAEYLASENLI; the protein is encoded by the coding sequence ATGTCCACAATCGTGGTTCTGGTTAAAAATGTTCCAGACACCTGGTCTAAGAGGACTCTGGAAGCTGATTTCACCCTTGACCGTGAGGGTGTAGATCGAGTCTTGGATGAGATCAATGAGTTTGCTCTGGAGCAGGCACTGCGCTTGCGGGAGTCCAACCCGGATGCTGGTTACCGCGTTGTTGCGCTGAGCGCCGGCCCTGCCGGTGGGGAAGAGGCGCTGCGTAAGGCGCTGTCCATGGGTGCTGATGAAGCAATCCAGCTCAGTGATGATGCCTTGGCTGGTTCTGATCTTTTGGGAACCGCTTGGGCGCTGAACAACGCTATCAACACCATCGCGGGTGTTGCTCTCATCGTGACGGGTTCGGCTTCTTCCGATGGTTCCATGGGTGCGCTTCCTGGCGTGTTAGCTGAGTACCGCCAGGTCCCAGCGTTGACTAACTTGTCTGCGCTGAAGGTCGAGGGTGCATCTATTACTGCCACTCGCATTGATAACCACGGCACCTATGAGTTGCAGGCTGCACTTCCTGCGGTTGTGTCGATTTCCGATAAGGCTGACAAGCCACGTTTCCCTAACTTCAAGGGCATCATGGCTGCTAAGAAGGCTGAGATCAAGAAGCTTTCCTTGGCTGAAATCGGCGTGGCTCCAGAGCAGGTTGGTCTGTCTCACGCGGCAACTGCTGTTACTGCTGCAGCTGATCGTCCTGAGCGCTCCCAAGGTGATGTCATTGGTGCATCGGGTGCTGCTGAAAAGATTGCTGAGTACCTCGCTTCAGAGAACCTCATCTAG
- a CDS encoding type II toxin-antitoxin system HipA family toxin has protein sequence MTPTADIWFKDTLAAHFTRDGDQTTFSYTADYAGPPIATSLPINSEPVITRSGAIPPFFAGLLPEGRRLSSLRRNIKASADDELSLLLAVGADPVGAVAIFPHGENPQPAPPTVDFDDELDFSAALTESGIADPVALAGVQDKASARTIAVPVASDAILKLSPPEYPYLVENEAACYQLLTKNKLRIELSKVEVLHDKHGRSGLLVHRFDRTPKGKIPVEDAGQVLGIWPADKYLVSYEDIAQALTKVCASPILAMRNLAFQIAVAWLSGNGDLHAKNISIINKGRGFEISPIYDIPATAVYGDTTMALEIQGSKKDLSQKKFLKFCTSIGLPEKTAMSVANAALLATENAAETILASGNFDTRMNRDLARVLKHRRSAWGA, from the coding sequence ATGACCCCCACTGCCGATATCTGGTTTAAAGATACTTTGGCTGCTCATTTCACACGCGACGGCGACCAGACCACATTCTCCTACACAGCTGATTACGCAGGTCCACCGATTGCCACGTCCCTGCCCATCAATTCTGAACCCGTGATTACGCGCTCTGGAGCGATCCCACCATTTTTCGCGGGATTACTCCCCGAAGGTCGTCGCTTAAGTTCACTTCGGAGAAACATTAAAGCCTCTGCCGATGATGAACTTTCACTCCTTCTAGCAGTGGGAGCTGATCCTGTTGGTGCAGTCGCTATCTTCCCCCATGGTGAAAATCCACAACCTGCACCACCCACAGTTGATTTTGACGATGAACTTGATTTCTCGGCTGCACTAACCGAGTCCGGGATTGCGGATCCCGTTGCACTGGCCGGTGTCCAAGACAAAGCCTCTGCACGCACCATCGCGGTCCCCGTTGCAAGCGATGCCATCTTGAAACTCTCCCCGCCTGAATACCCTTACTTGGTGGAAAACGAAGCAGCTTGTTACCAGTTGCTGACCAAAAATAAGCTTCGCATTGAACTGTCCAAAGTAGAAGTTCTCCATGACAAACACGGCAGGTCCGGACTCTTAGTTCACCGCTTTGACCGCACACCCAAAGGCAAAATCCCCGTCGAGGATGCAGGACAGGTCTTGGGAATCTGGCCTGCAGATAAATACTTAGTGAGCTACGAGGACATCGCACAAGCCCTCACTAAAGTGTGCGCCTCCCCCATCTTGGCGATGCGCAATCTCGCCTTCCAAATCGCAGTCGCGTGGCTCAGCGGCAATGGTGATCTTCATGCCAAGAACATCTCCATTATCAACAAAGGCCGCGGATTTGAGATCAGCCCCATCTATGACATCCCTGCCACCGCAGTATATGGCGACACCACGATGGCATTAGAAATCCAGGGATCCAAAAAGGATCTCAGCCAAAAGAAATTCCTAAAATTCTGTACATCCATCGGACTACCAGAAAAAACAGCCATGTCGGTTGCGAACGCTGCACTGTTGGCAACAGAAAATGCCGCAGAGACAATTCTTGCTTCGGGAAATTTTGATACACGGATGAATCGAGATCTGGCCAGGGTTCTCAAACATCGACGAAGCGCATGGGGAGCTTAA